A genomic window from Microvirga sp. TS319 includes:
- a CDS encoding beta strand repeat-containing protein — protein MTILYVLDLQKETQYVGSGDHLIVTQAGLILNPGNDLAYAVSYFEFNDYSAVSVFGQISGAIAGINFSNQYSTAFVGSTGFVHGGETGIDIGNGGRVFNNGQVQGDRIGIFASYADVAVANSGVIFGEIGIQGLASLDVDRTEVGNTGTIVGITHGLWLDNSSRTTNAGTIQAIGGPDSIGVWLGTRASLFGLPASLATLANTGRIIGGTAVQGGDGREAIRNGGMIAGDIHLLGGDDMFDGRGGTVIGMIDLGDGDDTAHGGDGDDTLTGGDGDDALHGEGGSDVLEGGAGNDTLDGGSGIDDMVGGLGDDTYIVTDEGDWAQEEAGEGTDTVETSISFTLGPHIENLILTGTGDLSGTGNDLANVITGNTGSNVLDGAAGADTLIGGLGDDVYFVDDVGDAVIENDREGTDGVAASISFVLGDHIENLFLIGEDDIDGTGNGLDNTIIGNTGNNTLDGGAGADTLGGGAGNDTYIVDDEGDAVGENPGDGTDTVRASISYSLGLFSALENLVLTGSAHLRGEGNEVANAITGNEGNNTLDGGAGADTLTGGRGNDTYIVDDASDVVIENEGEGTDTVETSLSYTLGANVENLVLTGEADINGTGNALVNAITGNDGNNALDGGTGADTLTGGRGDDTYVVDDQGDVVVENEGEGTDTVKASVSYILGGNIERLELTGAADINGTGNGLANAITGNDGNNMLDGGAGADTLTGGRGDDTYVVDNTGDVIVENGGEGTDTVRAFVSFSLADEVECLVLAGSGNLSGNGNNLANTIKGNAGNNTLNGAAGADTLIGGLGNDTYVVDHEGDVVIEEDDPGNDLVVATVSFTLAAHIERLSLSGSDSIAGTGNGLANTIRGNVGNNRLDGGAGADTLVGGRGNDIYIVDDAGDVVTESAGGGIDTVETFLSFTLGANVENLVLTGAADVGGTGNALANAITGNDGNNMLDGGTGADTLTGGRGDDTYIVDDQGDVVVENEGEGTDTVRASVNFTLGANAEHLVLTGAADIHGTGNDLSNVITGNGGDNVLTGGKGNDLLDGGAGRDVAVFSGARTNYVIARQFDGTLTVTDSRVGGDGQDTLSNFESLQFTDGTISLSPSSPTAPVVQGTVRTIDENAAPQTAVAVVRSPDVAAGEIAYSLVGNPGNRFAIDRAGGTITLIGAVDYEAGPNDDPDLQTEFGGTPQERKFYLLTVKGTETATGWETQTTTLRVYVTDVNEAPTGVSFSPANAVRVNSRAGDDVTTATAQDPDTVHPEFQVNKFRFTDALAGSNGLVSQDGLFKINANSGLIELNRDATAADAGNHTLKVQAYDGNLVSPVVDYVVRVLGADENPPPANIAFTDNTVRENLGRGNIIGRFTATDTDALTWTLVDDAQGRVELGSNGTLLVKNQTKIDSELAPTFDVVVDVFDGTTTVRFTKTITILNLQKETVNGLSTSIPGIGIDDYLRGGAGDDTLNGSIGNDTLSGGGGSDRLNGGAGDDAFRFDAAITNLNTDKIVQFDLKDPGNPAVNGDRIELAQSRFTGITAADVDSGILKASVFHAGTLATAQANHRIVYNQATGEIWYDRDGFGVGVAANLIATIISTTKPALTNEYFHLI, from the coding sequence ATGACGATCCTCTATGTTTTGGACCTCCAGAAAGAGACGCAATATGTCGGATCGGGCGACCATCTCATCGTTACGCAGGCAGGTCTTATCCTCAACCCCGGCAACGATCTCGCCTATGCGGTCTCGTACTTCGAATTCAACGACTATTCCGCCGTCTCCGTGTTCGGGCAGATCTCGGGGGCGATCGCCGGGATCAACTTCAGCAACCAGTACAGCACGGCTTTCGTAGGATCCACGGGCTTCGTCCATGGGGGCGAGACGGGCATCGACATCGGCAATGGGGGCCGGGTCTTCAACAACGGTCAGGTTCAGGGCGACCGGATCGGCATCTTCGCCAGCTATGCCGACGTCGCCGTTGCGAATAGCGGCGTGATCTTCGGCGAAATCGGCATTCAGGGTCTCGCATCGCTCGATGTCGACAGGACGGAAGTCGGAAATACCGGCACGATCGTCGGCATCACCCACGGCCTCTGGCTCGACAACAGCAGCCGGACCACCAATGCGGGCACGATTCAAGCGATCGGCGGCCCGGACAGCATCGGCGTGTGGCTGGGCACCAGGGCTTCCCTCTTCGGCCTTCCCGCCTCTCTGGCGACGCTCGCCAACACGGGAAGAATCATCGGCGGCACCGCCGTTCAGGGCGGCGACGGACGAGAGGCGATCCGCAACGGCGGCATGATCGCAGGCGACATCCATCTTCTCGGGGGCGACGACATGTTCGACGGGCGCGGCGGAACGGTGATCGGCATGATCGATCTCGGCGACGGAGACGACACGGCCCATGGTGGCGACGGGGACGATACCCTGACCGGCGGCGATGGTGACGATGCCCTCCACGGCGAGGGCGGGAGCGACGTTCTCGAAGGCGGTGCCGGGAACGATACGCTCGATGGCGGCTCGGGTATCGATGACATGGTGGGCGGCCTCGGCGACGACACCTACATCGTCACCGACGAAGGCGACTGGGCCCAGGAAGAGGCCGGGGAAGGCACCGACACGGTCGAGACCTCGATCTCCTTCACGCTTGGGCCGCATATCGAAAACCTCATCCTCACGGGAACGGGAGATCTCTCCGGCACCGGGAACGACCTCGCCAACGTCATCACCGGCAATACGGGCAGCAACGTTCTGGACGGGGCTGCGGGAGCCGACACGCTGATCGGCGGGCTCGGCGACGACGTCTACTTTGTCGACGACGTAGGCGACGCCGTCATCGAAAACGACCGGGAGGGAACCGACGGGGTCGCTGCCTCGATTTCCTTCGTGCTGGGCGATCACATCGAGAACCTCTTCCTGATCGGCGAGGACGACATCGATGGCACGGGCAACGGCCTCGACAACACGATCATCGGAAATACCGGCAACAACACGCTCGACGGTGGCGCAGGCGCCGACACCCTCGGGGGCGGCGCGGGCAACGACACCTACATCGTCGACGACGAGGGCGACGCCGTCGGCGAGAATCCCGGCGACGGAACCGATACCGTCCGGGCGTCCATCTCCTACAGTCTCGGTCTTTTCTCCGCTCTGGAGAACCTCGTTCTCACCGGATCGGCTCATCTGCGCGGCGAGGGCAACGAAGTCGCCAACGCGATCACGGGCAATGAGGGCAACAACACGCTCGATGGTGGCGCAGGCGCCGACACGCTGACCGGCGGGCGCGGCAACGATACCTACATCGTGGACGACGCAAGCGACGTCGTCATCGAGAACGAGGGTGAAGGCACCGACACGGTCGAAACCTCCCTCTCCTATACGCTCGGGGCGAATGTCGAGAACCTCGTCCTGACCGGCGAGGCCGACATCAACGGCACCGGCAATGCTCTCGTCAACGCGATCACCGGCAACGACGGCAACAACGCCCTCGACGGCGGTACAGGCGCCGACACGCTGACCGGCGGGCGCGGCGACGATACCTACGTCGTGGACGATCAAGGCGACGTCGTCGTCGAGAACGAGGGTGAAGGCACCGACACGGTCAAAGCTTCCGTCAGTTACATCCTCGGAGGCAATATCGAGCGCCTTGAGCTGACGGGGGCGGCCGACATCAACGGCACCGGCAACGGGCTCGCCAATGCGATCACGGGCAACGATGGCAATAACATGCTCGACGGCGGCGCAGGCGCCGACACGCTGACCGGCGGGCGCGGCGACGATACCTACGTCGTGGACAATACGGGCGACGTCATCGTCGAAAATGGCGGCGAAGGCACCGACACGGTCCGGGCCTTCGTGTCCTTCTCGCTCGCTGACGAGGTCGAATGCCTGGTTCTGGCGGGATCGGGCAACCTCAGCGGCAACGGGAACAACCTCGCCAACACCATCAAGGGCAATGCCGGCAACAACACGCTCAACGGCGCGGCCGGCGCCGACACGCTGATCGGCGGTCTCGGCAACGATACCTATGTCGTCGACCATGAAGGCGACGTTGTCATCGAGGAGGACGATCCCGGCAACGACCTCGTTGTGGCCACCGTTTCGTTTACGCTCGCGGCCCATATCGAACGCCTATCGCTAAGTGGGAGCGACTCTATCGCCGGCACGGGAAACGGCCTCGCCAACACCATCAGGGGCAATGTCGGCAACAACAGGCTCGACGGTGGAGCGGGCGCCGATACGCTCGTGGGCGGCAGGGGCAACGACATCTATATCGTCGACGACGCGGGCGATGTGGTGACCGAGAGTGCCGGCGGGGGAATCGACACGGTCGAGACCTTCCTCTCCTTCACGCTCGGAGCAAATGTCGAGAACCTCGTCCTGACGGGAGCCGCCGATGTCGGCGGCACCGGCAATGCTCTCGCCAATGCGATCACCGGCAACGACGGCAACAACATGCTCGACGGCGGCACAGGCGCCGACACGCTGACCGGCGGGCGCGGCGACGATACCTACATCGTGGACGATCAAGGCGACGTCGTCGTCGAGAACGAGGGCGAAGGCACCGACACGGTCCGGGCCTCCGTCAACTTCACCCTCGGAGCGAATGCCGAGCATCTCGTCCTGACGGGAGCCGCCGACATCCACGGCACAGGCAACGACCTCTCGAACGTCATCACGGGTAATGGCGGCGATAACGTCCTGACCGGAGGAAAAGGCAACGATCTCCTGGACGGAGGAGCGGGTCGGGATGTTGCGGTGTTTTCGGGAGCGCGGACGAATTACGTCATCGCCCGGCAATTCGACGGCACCCTCACGGTGACCGACAGCCGCGTCGGCGGCGACGGCCAGGATACCTTAAGCAACTTCGAGTCTCTGCAATTCACGGACGGGACGATCTCCCTTTCGCCCTCCTCGCCGACGGCGCCCGTCGTGCAGGGCACGGTCCGCACGATCGACGAGAACGCCGCCCCGCAGACGGCCGTTGCCGTGGTGCGATCGCCCGATGTCGCGGCGGGCGAGATCGCCTATTCCCTCGTCGGCAATCCCGGAAACAGGTTCGCGATCGACCGGGCGGGCGGGACCATCACGCTGATCGGCGCGGTCGATTACGAGGCGGGGCCGAACGATGATCCGGATCTGCAGACCGAGTTCGGCGGCACGCCCCAGGAACGCAAATTCTACCTGCTCACCGTGAAGGGGACCGAAACCGCGACCGGCTGGGAGACGCAGACGACGACCCTCAGGGTCTACGTCACCGACGTGAACGAGGCGCCGACCGGCGTTTCGTTCAGCCCGGCGAATGCCGTCCGCGTCAACAGCAGGGCTGGGGACGATGTCACGACCGCGACGGCGCAGGATCCGGATACCGTCCATCCCGAATTCCAGGTCAACAAGTTCCGGTTCACCGATGCTCTGGCCGGATCGAACGGTTTGGTCAGTCAGGATGGCCTGTTCAAGATCAACGCCAATTCGGGTCTGATCGAACTGAACCGCGACGCGACGGCTGCCGACGCAGGCAATCATACGCTGAAGGTTCAGGCCTATGACGGGAACTTGGTGAGCCCGGTCGTCGATTACGTTGTTCGTGTCCTTGGTGCGGACGAAAATCCGCCGCCAGCGAACATCGCCTTCACGGACAACACGGTTCGCGAGAATTTAGGGCGTGGCAACATCATCGGCCGGTTCACCGCAACGGACACGGATGCGCTGACCTGGACCCTGGTCGACGATGCGCAAGGGCGCGTCGAGTTGGGCAGCAATGGCACGCTGCTTGTCAAGAACCAGACGAAAATCGACAGCGAACTCGCCCCCACTTTCGATGTCGTGGTCGATGTCTTCGACGGTACCACCACCGTGCGGTTTACGAAGACCATTACGATCCTGAATCTCCAGAAGGAGACGGTGAACGGGCTGTCGACCAGTATCCCGGGGATCGGCATCGACGATTATCTCAGGGGAGGAGCCGGCGACGACACGCTGAACGGCAGTATCGGTAACGACACCCTGAGTGGAGGCGGTGGATCCGACCGCCTGAACGGAGGCGCAGGTGACGATGCATTCCGATTTGATGCGGCTATCACGAATCTGAACACGGACAAGATTGTCCAGTTCGACCTGAAGGATCCAGGAAATCCGGCCGTGAATGGTGACCGCATTGAATTGGCCCAGAGCCGTTTCACAGGGATCACGGCGGCTGACGTGGATAGTGGCATCTTGAAGGCCAGCGTCTTCCATGCAGGGACGCTCGCAACGGCGCAGGCGAACCACCGCATCGTCTACAATCAGGCGACAGGGGAGATCTGGTACGACCGGGATGGTTTCGGGGTAGGAGTGGCGGCCAACCTGATCGCCACGATCATCAGCACGACCAAGCCGGCTCTCACAAACGAGTACTTCCATCTCATCTAG
- a CDS encoding carbonic anhydrase: MFPQRLTDGYRSFLDDRFPREKGRFEALAEKGQSPETMVIGCCDSRVSPEVIFDASPGELFVVRNVANLVPPFETGGDFHGTSAALEFAVQALRVKHIVVLGHARCGGVRAFADDTAPLSPGDFIGRWMSLIKPAGERLGPPPGKLDEYLPRLELAAVENSLTNLMTFPCVRILVERGKLQLHGAYFGVATGVLLVRDPETGEFKPAVEDVPARVSMFSARDAGPL, translated from the coding sequence ATGTTTCCCCAGCGCCTCACCGATGGCTACCGCTCCTTTCTCGACGACCGCTTTCCGCGAGAGAAGGGGCGTTTCGAGGCTCTCGCGGAAAAGGGGCAGTCGCCGGAGACCATGGTGATCGGCTGCTGCGACAGCCGGGTCTCGCCGGAGGTGATCTTCGACGCGAGCCCGGGCGAGCTGTTCGTGGTGCGCAACGTGGCGAACCTCGTGCCGCCCTTCGAAACCGGAGGCGACTTTCACGGAACCTCGGCGGCGCTGGAATTCGCCGTGCAGGCGCTTCGCGTGAAGCACATCGTGGTGCTCGGCCATGCCCGGTGCGGTGGCGTGCGTGCCTTCGCGGATGACACCGCCCCCCTGTCGCCGGGCGATTTCATCGGCCGGTGGATGTCCCTGATCAAGCCCGCGGGTGAACGCCTCGGCCCCCCTCCCGGCAAGCTCGACGAGTACCTGCCGCGCCTCGAACTGGCCGCCGTCGAGAACAGCCTGACGAACCTGATGACTTTCCCGTGCGTGCGCATCCTGGTGGAGCGCGGGAAGCTTCAGCTTCACGGCGCCTATTTCGGCGTGGCCACGGGCGTCCTGCTGGTGCGCGATCCCGAGACCGGAGAGTTCAAGCCTGCCGTGGAGGACGTTCCCGCACGCGTGTCGATGTTCTCTGCCAGAGATGCGGGGCCGCTCTAA
- a CDS encoding threonine/serine dehydratase, with translation MTITRADIEEAHARIAPHIRRTPLLNAPGAFGHDGPVSLKLEFLQHAGSFKTRGAFNTLLSKPIPAAGVAAASGGNHGAAVAYAARRLGVAARIFVPEISSPAKIAVIRSHGAEVAIGGARYADAQDACDRYVAESGALRVHPFAAESTMTGQGTVGLEWEQDGPALDTVLVAVGGGGLIGGIASWWADRVKVVGVEPEGSRALHAALQAGRPVDVEVDSVAADSLGARNTGDLVHDICSRTVDHVALVADEAIRDAQRVLWRDYRIAAEPGGGAALAALISGAYKPRAGERIGILLCGANVELVRLAELTH, from the coding sequence ATGACCATCACCCGCGCCGATATCGAAGAAGCTCATGCCCGCATCGCCCCCCATATCCGCCGCACCCCGCTCCTCAACGCGCCGGGCGCCTTCGGACATGACGGGCCGGTGAGCCTGAAGTTGGAATTTCTGCAGCATGCGGGCTCCTTCAAGACCCGCGGCGCCTTCAACACGCTCCTGTCGAAGCCGATTCCGGCCGCAGGGGTCGCGGCGGCCTCCGGCGGCAATCACGGCGCTGCGGTGGCCTATGCGGCACGCCGGCTCGGCGTGGCGGCCCGCATCTTCGTTCCAGAGATCTCGAGCCCGGCGAAGATCGCCGTGATCCGCTCCCATGGAGCGGAGGTGGCGATCGGCGGCGCCCGCTATGCCGATGCGCAGGATGCCTGCGACCGCTACGTCGCCGAGAGCGGCGCCCTTCGCGTCCACCCCTTCGCGGCCGAGAGCACCATGACCGGTCAAGGCACGGTGGGCCTCGAATGGGAGCAGGACGGCCCCGCCCTCGACACGGTTCTGGTGGCGGTCGGCGGGGGCGGGCTCATCGGCGGCATCGCGAGCTGGTGGGCGGACCGCGTGAAGGTGGTGGGCGTGGAGCCCGAGGGCTCGCGCGCGCTTCATGCCGCCCTGCAGGCGGGCCGGCCCGTCGACGTGGAGGTGGATTCGGTGGCGGCCGATTCGCTCGGAGCCCGCAACACGGGCGATCTCGTCCATGATATCTGCAGCCGGACGGTGGACCATGTGGCGCTCGTCGCCGACGAGGCCATTCGCGATGCGCAGCGGGTTCTCTGGCGCGACTATCGCATCGCTGCGGAACCCGGCGGCGGTGCCGCACTGGCGGCATTGATCTCGGGGGCCTATAAACCCCGAGCCGGCGAGCGGATCGGCATTCTCCTGTGCGGAGCCAATGTCGAACTCGTCAGACTCGCCGAACTGACCCATTAA
- a CDS encoding DUF429 domain-containing protein: MWVAGVDGCRAGWIAAFMQVGRPASARIAVAADLVAIVDAPERPTVIAVDMPIGLPEETRGSGRIPEQLIRPLLGQRQSSVFAIPSRRAVYAKDYGEACALALATSDPPRKVSRQGFGIFPKIREIDTLLRIRPVLTETIFEVHPELVFWALNGRTALDQPKKVKGVPFAPGLHLRRSLLAQSGLLGEALVDAAPPRGAAADDLLDALAGLTVALDLATGGGRSFPDPPGRDAHGLPVAIWTLRDPS, from the coding sequence ATGTGGGTCGCGGGCGTGGATGGCTGCCGGGCCGGATGGATCGCGGCGTTCATGCAGGTGGGCCGTCCCGCCTCGGCCAGGATCGCCGTCGCGGCCGATCTCGTCGCCATCGTCGACGCGCCCGAGCGGCCCACCGTGATCGCGGTCGACATGCCCATCGGTCTGCCCGAGGAGACGAGAGGGTCGGGCCGGATCCCGGAACAGCTCATCCGCCCTCTCCTCGGGCAGCGGCAATCCTCGGTCTTCGCCATTCCCTCGCGGCGGGCGGTCTATGCAAAGGATTACGGCGAAGCCTGCGCCTTGGCGCTCGCCACATCCGATCCGCCGCGAAAAGTCTCGCGGCAGGGCTTTGGCATCTTTCCCAAGATCCGCGAGATCGACACGCTGCTGCGGATCAGGCCCGTCCTGACGGAGACGATCTTCGAGGTGCATCCCGAACTCGTCTTCTGGGCCCTGAACGGAAGAACGGCCCTCGACCAGCCCAAGAAGGTGAAGGGCGTTCCCTTCGCGCCCGGCCTGCACCTGCGCCGCTCGCTGCTGGCGCAGTCCGGACTCCTGGGCGAGGCGCTCGTCGATGCGGCGCCGCCGAGGGGCGCAGCGGCCGACGACCTGCTCGACGCATTGGCGGGGTTGACCGTGGCGCTCGATCTCGCGACAGGTGGAGGGCGATCCTTTCCCGATCCGCCCGGCCGTGACGCCCACGGCCTGCCGGTCGCTATCTGGACGCTCAGGGACCCGTCATGA
- a CDS encoding CoA ester lyase, whose translation MIAIRPRRSALYMPGSNARAVQKAKTLAADVVIFDLEDAVAPDLKAQARDAVCAAVTAGGYGPRELVIRVNGLQTPWGEADFAAAAGAAPHAVLLPKVSSPEDVLEAGRRLDILSAPEKVRIWAMVETPLAILQAQAIAATAQNDGSRLACFVMGTNDLAKDTRARLVPGRAAMLPWLMTALAAARAYGLDILDGVYNTLSDEAGLRAECMEGRDCGFDGKTVIHPGQIAAANEIFAPSLEEVETAREIVALFEMPENAGRGAVSHNGRMVERLHADMAQRTLALAEAIARKES comes from the coding sequence ATGATCGCGATCCGTCCCCGCCGTAGCGCCCTCTACATGCCGGGCTCGAATGCCCGCGCCGTCCAGAAGGCCAAGACGCTTGCCGCCGACGTCGTGATCTTCGACCTCGAGGATGCGGTCGCGCCCGACCTGAAGGCGCAGGCGCGCGATGCGGTTTGCGCCGCCGTGACGGCGGGCGGCTACGGACCGCGGGAACTCGTGATCCGCGTCAACGGCCTCCAGACGCCCTGGGGCGAGGCGGATTTCGCCGCCGCCGCCGGGGCCGCACCCCATGCGGTCCTGCTTCCGAAAGTCTCTTCGCCCGAAGATGTGCTGGAGGCGGGCCGGCGTCTTGATATCCTCAGCGCGCCCGAAAAAGTCCGCATCTGGGCCATGGTCGAGACGCCGCTCGCGATCCTGCAGGCGCAGGCGATCGCGGCAACGGCGCAAAACGACGGGTCGCGTCTCGCCTGCTTCGTCATGGGCACGAACGATCTCGCCAAGGACACCCGCGCGCGCCTCGTCCCCGGACGCGCCGCGATGCTGCCCTGGCTCATGACGGCGCTTGCGGCGGCGCGCGCCTACGGCCTCGATATCCTCGACGGCGTCTACAACACCCTGTCGGACGAGGCCGGCCTGCGTGCGGAATGCATGGAAGGACGCGATTGCGGCTTCGACGGCAAGACGGTCATTCATCCCGGCCAGATCGCGGCCGCAAACGAGATCTTCGCGCCGTCACTCGAGGAGGTCGAGACTGCGCGCGAGATCGTCGCCCTGTTCGAAATGCCGGAGAATGCCGGCAGGGGCGCTGTCAGCCATAACGGCCGCATGGTCGAACGGCTGCATGCGGACATGGCGCAAAGGACGCTGGCTCTGGCGGAGGCGATCGCGCGGAAAGAATCGTGA
- a CDS encoding HAD family hydrolase: protein MISSRPARRPAAVLFDCDGVLADSEPLVNRVIAADLTVRGWPMTPDEAGHTFLGTALPDMVPRIEAVVGALPADWMTLISHQVAAVMKEEVEPVSGAPEALQAIASHGLPIAVASNSTRLELGTKLHRLGFTSLFSGRVLSFEDVPRPKPWPDIYLAAALACSAEPEDCVVVEDSLPGVRAGIAAGCRVLGFAKELACEQLEAEGAHPFTDMNQLPALLGLGID, encoded by the coding sequence ATGATTTCCTCTCGACCGGCGCGCCGCCCTGCGGCCGTCCTCTTCGATTGCGATGGTGTCCTGGCCGACAGCGAACCCCTCGTGAACCGGGTGATCGCGGCGGACCTCACCGTCCGGGGGTGGCCCATGACGCCGGACGAGGCGGGCCACACCTTTCTCGGAACCGCGCTGCCCGACATGGTGCCGCGGATCGAGGCGGTGGTCGGGGCATTGCCGGCGGACTGGATGACCCTGATCTCGCACCAGGTGGCCGCGGTCATGAAGGAGGAGGTCGAGCCTGTCTCGGGAGCGCCGGAGGCCCTCCAGGCCATCGCGTCGCACGGACTTCCGATCGCCGTCGCGTCCAACTCGACCCGTCTCGAGCTCGGCACGAAGCTGCATCGTCTCGGTTTCACGAGCCTGTTTTCAGGACGCGTCCTCTCCTTCGAAGACGTGCCGCGGCCCAAGCCCTGGCCGGACATCTACCTGGCAGCGGCGCTGGCCTGCTCCGCCGAACCTGAGGATTGCGTGGTCGTCGAAGACAGCTTGCCCGGCGTGCGCGCCGGGATCGCCGCGGGCTGCCGGGTGCTCGGCTTCGCCAAGGAACTCGCTTGCGAGCAGCTCGAGGCGGAAGGCGCGCATCCCTTCACGGATATGAACCAGCTTCCGGCTCTCCTGGGGCTTGGGATCGACTGA
- a CDS encoding ABC transporter substrate-binding protein, with translation MGYYSKFTAALAGMALAGSVTATPLLAETTLDVLYPQPSFAKFHEPIAQEFMKRHPDIKITFRAPVANYDEGHQVMLRQAVTNQLPDLYFSGFHLQTELVNALLKRKQITELGPLLDAEPAEWRNANYSEKIIDLGRVNGKLYGMPVNASTPLMYFNEELVKKAGGDPRKMPDTWDGVIALATKIRDASPGVAGLSYNVHDWPDDWLFRALIHQGGANMLDESGTKVAFGGEPGLKALTYMRRFVTETGMPLIDFDSSRQQFTAGQTGILFETPARLRQITDLIGTKFTLGTAIFPVDDKAKGGLPTGGSSAVITARDPAKQKAAWEYVKFMTGPEAQKIVVEITGYLPTNQRASGPEFLGPYYDANPNFKTITYQTDRSVPWQGYPGGSSVRIWRLQRDIINGVMRGETSPEAGLDKLIKDTTALMQ, from the coding sequence ATGGGCTATTACTCGAAATTCACGGCGGCGCTCGCGGGCATGGCGCTCGCGGGTAGCGTGACCGCTACCCCGCTTCTGGCGGAAACGACGCTGGACGTTCTGTATCCCCAGCCTTCCTTCGCCAAGTTCCATGAGCCTATCGCTCAGGAATTCATGAAGCGCCATCCCGACATCAAGATCACCTTCCGGGCTCCCGTCGCGAACTATGACGAAGGCCACCAGGTCATGCTGCGGCAGGCGGTCACGAACCAGTTGCCGGATTTATACTTCTCCGGCTTCCACCTGCAGACCGAACTCGTCAACGCGCTCCTGAAGCGCAAGCAGATCACCGAGCTCGGGCCGTTGCTCGACGCCGAGCCGGCGGAATGGCGTAACGCCAACTACTCCGAGAAGATCATCGATCTCGGCCGCGTCAACGGGAAGCTCTACGGCATGCCGGTCAACGCCTCGACACCGCTGATGTATTTCAACGAAGAGCTCGTGAAGAAGGCCGGCGGCGATCCGCGCAAGATGCCGGATACGTGGGATGGCGTGATCGCCCTCGCGACGAAGATCCGCGACGCCTCGCCGGGCGTGGCGGGTCTGTCCTACAACGTCCACGACTGGCCCGACGACTGGCTGTTCCGCGCCCTCATCCACCAGGGCGGTGCGAACATGCTCGACGAATCCGGCACGAAGGTCGCCTTCGGGGGCGAGCCAGGCCTCAAGGCGCTGACCTATATGCGCCGTTTCGTGACCGAGACGGGCATGCCGCTGATCGACTTCGATTCGTCGCGCCAGCAATTCACCGCCGGCCAGACGGGCATTCTCTTCGAGACCCCCGCCCGGCTGCGCCAGATCACGGACCTCATCGGCACCAAATTCACCCTCGGAACCGCGATCTTCCCCGTCGACGACAAGGCGAAGGGCGGCCTGCCCACCGGCGGCAGCTCGGCGGTCATCACGGCGCGGGATCCGGCCAAGCAGAAGGCCGCGTGGGAATACGTCAAGTTCATGACCGGTCCGGAGGCGCAGAAGATCGTGGTGGAAATCACCGGCTATCTCCCGACGAACCAGCGCGCGTCGGGCCCCGAATTCCTCGGGCCGTATTACGATGCCAATCCAAACTTCAAGACCATCACGTACCAGACGGACCGCTCGGTCCCCTGGCAGGGCTATCCGGGCGGCAGCTCGGTGCGGATCTGGCGCCTGCAGCGCGACATCATCAACGGCGTCATGCGGGGCGAGACCTCGCCCGAAGCGGGCCTCGACAAGCTTATCAAGGACACGACCGCGCTGATGCAGTAA
- a CDS encoding carbohydrate ABC transporter permease, with protein MLGLALTHGFLLAGAVFILMPFVWMLATSIKPPDEVFTATFSLWPKRFYGVENYSYALTAAPLLRFALNGVILCGGILAVQLLVAIPCAYALAKLRFPGRDLLFVLVLLGLAIPVQVPALPLYIGLANLGLLDTYFAMMVPFFLSVFAIFLLRQFFKSFPDDIIHAARLDGMSEFEIVWRIVTPSAWPAIAAFSVFSIVAHWNDLYWPLIVITDASLAPPPLGMMFFANAETGSNYGALTAAAAILTAPLVITFLFARRQFIQGITMTGVK; from the coding sequence ATGCTCGGGCTCGCGCTCACGCACGGGTTCCTGCTGGCGGGCGCCGTGTTCATCCTGATGCCGTTCGTGTGGATGCTCGCCACATCGATAAAGCCCCCCGACGAGGTGTTCACCGCCACCTTCAGCCTGTGGCCGAAGCGGTTCTACGGTGTCGAGAACTATTCCTATGCCTTGACGGCGGCGCCGCTTCTCCGGTTCGCCCTGAACGGCGTGATCCTGTGCGGCGGCATCCTGGCCGTGCAGCTGCTCGTGGCCATTCCATGCGCCTATGCCCTGGCGAAGCTGCGTTTCCCCGGGCGCGACCTGCTCTTCGTCCTGGTGCTGCTCGGGCTTGCGATCCCCGTGCAGGTGCCGGCCCTGCCGCTCTATATCGGCCTGGCGAATCTCGGGCTTCTGGACACCTATTTCGCCATGATGGTCCCGTTTTTCCTCTCCGTCTTTGCCATTTTCCTGCTTCGTCAGTTCTTCAAGAGCTTTCCGGACGACATCATCCACGCGGCGCGCCTCGACGGGATGAGCGAGTTCGAAATCGTCTGGCGCATCGTGACGCCGAGCGCCTGGCCGGCCATCGCGGCCTTCTCGGTGTTCTCGATCGTCGCGCATTGGAACGACCTCTACTGGCCGCTGATCGTGATCACCGACGCCTCCCTGGCCCCGCCCCCGCTCGGCATGATGTTCTTCGCCAATGCGGAGACCGGCTCGAACTATGGCGCGCTGACCGCAGCCGCCGCGATTTTGACCGCGCCCCTCGTCATCACGTTTCTCTTCGCCCGCCGTCAGTTCATTCAAGGCATCACGATGACGGGCGTCAAATAA